A genomic segment from Saprospiraceae bacterium encodes:
- a CDS encoding SusD/RagB family nutrient-binding outer membrane lipoprotein: MRHIYKTILILVAINFTSCDKGFDELNTNPVRLTAVDATFQLNFAIIQSAPVYNHLTYETTIVKQMITPFQGVGTGGNLNQDNRAATQDNWNRGYRNIVKNLIDGIEAVKDDPEKSNLYNALRIWKAHTFMVLTDTYGDIPYAEAGKAFLDGIPFPVYDRQEDIYNDILNDLAAASSGLNAAGDKIGQDIMYGGDLAQWKKLGNSLLLRAAMRLTKVDATKAKEFAAKAIAGGLMTSNDDNAVIRHNADYRNQVGTNLNGGQAPFYYLDEDFVNFMKVRNDPRLAKIGVRYLGAKSGGDQVEAKAVRTFEAQVGMPQGYDNTTIVPVAAAAGLASLFDYSQLDRTRLGNPEAPSFLVTYSQTQFLLAEAIFRGWATGNAADAYKAGIEANMQQFSMWPGDTNIDQTAIDAYIAANPLETGKEIEQINNQYWISSFLNGPEAWANFRRSGFPIVSPNEYPGSDLKTEDFIRRLTYPDSESTVNQANLSAAVSRQGPDILDTRVWWDVK, from the coding sequence ATGAGACATATTTATAAAACGATATTAATCCTTGTTGCCATAAACTTTACCTCCTGTGATAAAGGTTTTGATGAGCTAAATACCAATCCTGTACGGCTCACTGCGGTGGATGCTACTTTTCAATTGAACTTTGCTATCATCCAAAGTGCGCCAGTATATAACCATCTGACTTATGAAACGACTATCGTCAAACAGATGATTACACCCTTTCAAGGGGTCGGTACCGGTGGTAATTTAAACCAGGACAACAGAGCAGCTACACAAGATAATTGGAATAGGGGCTATAGAAATATCGTCAAAAATTTGATCGATGGTATCGAAGCTGTAAAAGATGATCCGGAGAAGAGCAATCTTTATAATGCCCTTCGGATTTGGAAGGCTCATACCTTTATGGTTTTGACGGATACCTATGGCGATATACCCTACGCTGAGGCGGGTAAAGCGTTTTTGGATGGGATACCATTTCCTGTTTACGATCGGCAAGAGGACATTTATAACGATATACTGAATGACCTTGCAGCTGCAAGCAGTGGATTAAATGCTGCAGGAGATAAAATAGGCCAGGATATTATGTATGGGGGCGATTTAGCACAGTGGAAAAAATTGGGCAATTCGCTGTTGCTTCGCGCAGCGATGAGGTTGACAAAAGTGGATGCCACCAAAGCTAAAGAATTTGCCGCCAAAGCAATAGCAGGAGGATTGATGACCTCCAACGATGACAACGCGGTCATCCGACACAATGCCGATTATCGAAACCAGGTTGGGACAAACTTAAATGGTGGTCAAGCTCCTTTTTATTATTTAGATGAAGATTTTGTCAATTTTATGAAAGTGCGAAATGATCCGCGATTGGCAAAAATCGGCGTTAGATACTTGGGGGCAAAAAGCGGAGGGGATCAAGTCGAAGCAAAGGCGGTTCGCACCTTTGAGGCGCAAGTTGGAATGCCTCAAGGGTATGATAATACGACCATTGTGCCAGTAGCTGCTGCTGCGGGCCTCGCCAGTTTATTTGATTATAGCCAGCTGGACAGAACCAGGTTGGGCAATCCTGAGGCACCTAGTTTTTTGGTTACTTATTCCCAAACGCAGTTCCTGCTCGCAGAGGCCATTTTTAGAGGCTGGGCTACCGGGAATGCGGCCGACGCGTACAAAGCTGGAATCGAAGCCAACATGCAACAGTTTTCCATGTGGCCAGGAGATACAAACATTGACCAAACAGCGATCGATGCCTATATTGCTGCTAACCCGCTGGAGACGGGCAAAGAAATTGAACAAATCAATAATCAATACTGGATATCTTCTTTTCTAAATGGACCAGAAGCTTGGGCGAATTTTAGAAGAAGTGGTTTCCCAATTGTCAGCCCTAATGAATATCCGGGTAGTGATTTGAAAACAGAAGATTTTATCCGTAGACTGACCTATCCCGATTCGGAATCAACGGTCAATCAAGCGAATCTTAGTGCTGCCGTTTCGAGACAAGGTCCCGACATCCTAGATACCAGAGTGTGGTGGGATGTAAAATAA
- a CDS encoding class I SAM-dependent methyltransferase, with amino-acid sequence MISMQYQTNCRLSRFLFTTIYSLMPIRLLSLLVGLTIFGNCEVQTQSAAISTTAHYTFETPSRDGTGKYYLGREIAHVMGHLAADWLERPEREREENVSRAMQHMKLKGDESIADIGAGSGYYTFRMAERVPDGKVFAVDIQSEMLDLMRRKIKREHIGNVELIKGQETSPNLAENSVDMVLMVDVYHELSYPKEMMQQVVKALKPGGRFILLEYRMEDPAVPIKQLHKMSVAQAVKEMKAVELQLQENITNLPWQHFMVFAKECANAADHFRPKELE; translated from the coding sequence ATGATTTCAATGCAATACCAAACCAATTGCCGCTTATCCCGTTTCCTATTTACAACAATCTATAGCCTTATGCCCATTCGCCTTTTGTCCCTTTTGGTTGGTCTAACGATCTTTGGTAATTGTGAAGTACAAACACAGTCTGCTGCTATTTCTACAACAGCGCACTATACCTTTGAAACGCCATCCAGGGATGGGACCGGTAAATACTATTTAGGGCGTGAAATTGCCCACGTCATGGGCCATCTTGCCGCCGACTGGCTGGAACGCCCGGAGAGAGAAAGAGAAGAAAATGTGAGCAGGGCCATGCAGCATATGAAGCTGAAGGGCGATGAGTCTATCGCAGACATTGGAGCCGGCTCGGGCTATTATACTTTTCGAATGGCCGAGCGGGTCCCGGATGGAAAAGTTTTTGCTGTGGATATACAGTCGGAAATGCTGGACCTGATGCGGCGTAAAATTAAGAGAGAGCACATTGGTAATGTCGAATTGATCAAAGGCCAAGAAACAAGCCCGAATCTGGCCGAAAATTCGGTCGATATGGTGTTGATGGTAGATGTATACCATGAATTGTCCTACCCCAAAGAGATGATGCAGCAGGTAGTCAAGGCGTTAAAGCCGGGCGGCAGATTCATCTTATTGGAATACCGGATGGAAGACCCCGCCGTACCGATCAAACAGCTACACAAAATGTCTGTAGCACAAGCAGTAAAAGAAATGAAAGCCGTCGAACTCCAACTACAGGAAAATATAACCAATCTACCCTGGCAGCATTTTATGGTTTTTGCCAAGGAATGCGCAAATGCTGCTGATCACTTTAGGCCAAAAGAACTTGAATAG
- a CDS encoding SLC13 family permease: MQDPLFLLFIGILVVVGGIIGLRLHAFLALLLGAFIVSLMTPDAAIELYGLSSGMSEKAAQSLANQAVGARIAAAFGSTCGKIGILIAMAAIIGKCMLESGAAERIVRSTLKVTGEKRAPISFLGSSFFLAIPVFFDTVFYLMIPLAKAMAMRLGKNYLLLVLAIAAGAAMANSLVPPTPGPLFLIVEMNIPIGLMMIGGFLVGLVTIVTGYLFAAWANKKWPIPLRDSLDAPLAEIKKLTQKTDAELPALGFSLLPILLPVGFISADAAFSAFYQGTAGSSNLILDYLIKFIHFFGEKNLALIVGAFSAILLLVYQKKNDEAALIKSVQAALMSAGVIILITAAGGAFGAMLQQTGISARIAELTKGYQMALIPLAFLITAVVRTAQGSATVAMITASGILAGMATTVNLEYHQLYIGLAIACGSKLIPWMNDSGFWIVCKMSNLTEKEALKTFSPMLTIMGITGLLVVLLAAKLFPLV; this comes from the coding sequence ATGCAGGATCCGCTATTCTTACTCTTCATTGGTATTCTTGTTGTTGTAGGTGGGATTATTGGTTTAAGGCTTCACGCCTTTCTTGCGCTCTTATTGGGTGCTTTTATAGTGTCCCTAATGACACCGGACGCAGCCATAGAACTCTATGGTTTGAGTTCGGGAATGTCTGAAAAGGCAGCACAATCTTTGGCAAACCAAGCGGTAGGCGCGCGTATCGCAGCTGCCTTTGGGAGCACCTGTGGCAAGATCGGAATCCTGATTGCCATGGCTGCCATTATTGGCAAGTGTATGTTAGAAAGTGGTGCGGCGGAAAGAATAGTAAGATCGACTTTAAAGGTTACCGGAGAAAAACGAGCGCCGATTTCTTTTTTGGGTAGCAGTTTTTTTCTGGCTATTCCGGTATTTTTTGATACTGTTTTTTATCTAATGATTCCCTTGGCTAAAGCCATGGCCATGCGATTGGGCAAAAATTACTTGCTGCTGGTGCTAGCTATTGCAGCAGGCGCCGCGATGGCCAATTCGTTGGTACCTCCTACGCCAGGTCCGCTTTTCTTAATTGTAGAAATGAACATCCCAATTGGGTTGATGATGATTGGAGGATTTTTAGTCGGTTTGGTTACCATCGTGACAGGCTATCTTTTTGCGGCCTGGGCTAATAAGAAATGGCCGATTCCATTGCGCGATTCGCTGGATGCCCCGCTTGCAGAAATAAAAAAATTGACTCAAAAAACGGATGCCGAATTACCGGCCTTAGGCTTTTCCTTGCTTCCCATTTTGTTACCTGTAGGTTTTATAAGTGCTGATGCAGCCTTTTCGGCTTTTTACCAAGGTACCGCCGGATCAAGTAACCTTATCCTGGATTACCTGATTAAGTTTATTCATTTTTTTGGAGAAAAAAACCTAGCCTTAATTGTAGGCGCCTTTTCTGCGATTCTATTATTGGTGTATCAGAAAAAAAATGACGAAGCTGCTTTAATCAAATCCGTACAAGCAGCATTAATGAGTGCGGGTGTTATTATTTTGATTACAGCTGCAGGAGGCGCATTCGGAGCGATGCTCCAGCAGACGGGCATTAGTGCTCGAATTGCCGAATTAACAAAGGGCTATCAAATGGCCTTGATCCCTTTAGCTTTCTTAATTACAGCAGTCGTCCGTACCGCACAAGGGTCGGCGACCGTAGCCATGATTACCGCATCCGGTATTTTAGCAGGCATGGCTACCACTGTCAATTTGGAGTACCACCAGCTTTATATTGGACTGGCTATTGCCTGTGGCTCCAAATTGATTCCCTGGATGAATGACAGCGGTTTTTGGATCGTCTGTAAGATGAGTAATTTGACGGAAAAAGAAGCGCTTAAAACCTTTTCACCCATGCTCACCATTATGGGGATTACGGGATTACTGGTTGTTTTGCTTGCGGCCAAATTATTTCCGCTGGTTTAG
- a CDS encoding mannonate dehydratase, giving the protein MKRRNLLKLLSASPLFPIGLSSTGCAPAESAKANPTEEASTNTTPPKKKVLMKVGCQHGGTGQKNLEYLARHGVFNIDGGSPKEIPGVGWDLEDSLAKKEACEKYGISLDAYHLPLSSAGIENISTPNIMLGKSPQRDKEIEMIQQMIQVASKTGVRLLLYNTIIHKILRTGDTLDPARGNASYRSWNFEEAKKKPEPVTIAGKVSVDEVYERITYFLDRVLPVAEEYNVKLGNHIADPPTPVGYGGITRWNSPDVFEGIKRFAQLYDSPSHGFNLCLGSVAEGLKDPRTEILPIIKWVGERNQIFNIHMRNIRGGWNNFQETYPDNGDMDFVEVIRALRDVGYDGMVMPDHTPSHPDPESHLQGHAFSFGYNIALIQAVAKEV; this is encoded by the coding sequence ATGAAAAGGCGAAACTTATTAAAACTATTATCTGCCAGCCCTTTGTTTCCAATAGGTTTAAGCAGCACGGGTTGTGCACCTGCAGAAAGCGCCAAGGCCAATCCTACAGAAGAAGCCAGCACTAATACAACTCCTCCGAAAAAGAAAGTGCTGATGAAAGTCGGCTGTCAGCATGGAGGGACTGGACAAAAAAACCTCGAGTACCTAGCTCGTCACGGTGTCTTTAATATCGACGGAGGCTCCCCTAAAGAAATTCCAGGGGTAGGGTGGGATCTCGAAGATTCTTTGGCCAAGAAAGAAGCTTGTGAAAAATACGGGATAAGTCTGGATGCTTATCACCTCCCTTTATCTTCGGCTGGCATCGAAAATATTTCGACACCTAATATTATGCTCGGAAAAAGCCCGCAGCGCGACAAGGAAATCGAAATGATTCAGCAGATGATCCAGGTGGCTAGCAAGACTGGTGTTCGCCTATTGTTGTACAATACCATCATTCATAAAATACTAAGAACCGGGGACACCCTCGACCCTGCTCGGGGCAATGCTTCTTACCGCTCCTGGAACTTCGAAGAAGCCAAGAAAAAACCTGAACCGGTAACCATCGCGGGCAAAGTCTCTGTTGATGAAGTTTACGAACGCATCACTTATTTTTTAGACAGGGTCTTGCCCGTTGCCGAAGAGTATAACGTGAAGCTGGGCAATCATATCGCGGATCCACCGACACCTGTTGGTTACGGTGGCATTACCCGATGGAATAGTCCGGATGTATTTGAAGGCATTAAACGTTTTGCACAACTTTATGACAGCCCCTCCCATGGGTTTAATTTATGTTTGGGATCAGTAGCGGAAGGGCTGAAAGACCCCAGGACTGAAATCTTGCCCATTATAAAATGGGTAGGGGAGCGGAACCAGATATTTAATATTCACATGAGGAATATTAGAGGTGGATGGAATAATTTCCAGGAAACCTATCCCGATAATGGCGATATGGATTTTGTAGAAGTAATTCGTGCATTGCGAGATGTGGGTTATGACGGCATGGTGATGCCGGATCATACGCCATCGCATCCTGATCCGGAGAGTCATTTGCAAGGACATGCTTTTTCTTTTGGTTATAACATTGCCTTAATTCAAGCAGTAGCCAAAGAGGTTTGA
- a CDS encoding alcohol dehydrogenase catalytic domain-containing protein, whose translation MRATFYEGNHTFSVSEKKITPPAAGEVRIKVAYCGVCGTDIHIYHGMMDKRVSFPITIGHEMSGVIDALGKGVEGFSVGEKVVVRPLDDRGKKPSDKGFSHICQDLKFIGIDSPGAMQQYWNVPAFTLHKLPGNTDLKLAALVEPLSVACHDVRMAGLTAEETAVVLGGGPIGLLVALVARHTGAKVFISEVNPVRIELAQDLGFEVINPVETDAVNYLKEKTNGYMADVVFEVAGVQAALDVMTALAGIRGRIVMVAIHGQPKPVDLFQFFWKELKLIGARVYEKEDYEKAIRLITENELPFESLITKVEPLTNIQEVFENIDKHPDGMKVLMDCQL comes from the coding sequence ATGAGAGCAACATTTTATGAAGGGAACCACACCTTTTCGGTTTCCGAAAAAAAGATAACACCTCCTGCTGCAGGGGAAGTCCGCATCAAGGTAGCCTACTGTGGCGTGTGCGGCACCGATATTCACATTTACCACGGTATGATGGACAAGCGGGTGAGCTTTCCGATCACCATAGGGCATGAGATGTCTGGTGTAATCGATGCCCTGGGCAAGGGGGTAGAAGGGTTCTCCGTTGGCGAAAAAGTCGTGGTCCGGCCGCTGGATGACCGAGGCAAAAAGCCATCAGACAAAGGATTCAGCCACATCTGCCAGGACCTGAAATTCATTGGTATTGACAGTCCCGGGGCCATGCAGCAATACTGGAACGTACCTGCTTTTACCCTGCATAAACTTCCTGGCAACACGGATCTGAAACTGGCAGCATTGGTCGAACCCCTCTCCGTTGCCTGCCACGACGTGCGCATGGCGGGCTTGACAGCAGAAGAGACGGCGGTGGTGCTGGGTGGTGGCCCAATCGGATTACTGGTGGCCCTCGTGGCTCGACATACTGGTGCCAAAGTGTTCATTTCAGAAGTTAACCCGGTACGCATCGAACTGGCGCAAGACCTGGGTTTTGAAGTGATCAATCCCGTCGAGACGGATGCAGTCAATTATCTAAAGGAAAAGACGAATGGGTATATGGCCGACGTCGTTTTCGAGGTGGCGGGTGTGCAAGCAGCTTTGGATGTAATGACCGCGTTGGCCGGCATCCGTGGGCGTATTGTCATGGTAGCCATTCACGGACAGCCTAAACCAGTGGACCTGTTTCAGTTTTTCTGGAAAGAACTGAAACTGATCGGGGCCCGGGTGTATGAAAAAGAAGACTATGAAAAGGCCATCAGGTTGATCACCGAAAATGAGTTGCCATTTGAATCCTTAATCACGAAGGTAGAACCCCTGACAAATATTCAAGAGGTGTTTGAAAACATAGACAAGCACCCAGACGGTATGAAGGTGTTGATGGATTGCCAACTATGA
- a CDS encoding SDR family oxidoreductase yields the protein MHVLDQFKLDGKLALVTGCKRGIGKAMALGLAEAGADIIGVSASLELTGSEVEREVKALGRKFTAYQCDFSQRKTVYDFITQVKKEHPPIDILVNNAGSIKRAPAAEHPDEFWDEIIEVNLSAQFVLSREFGKDMIEKGYGKIIFTASLLTFQGGITVPGYAASKGAIGQLTMALANEWASKGVNVNAIAPGYIATDNTAALRANEERNTAILGRIPAGRWGTPDDFKGTTVFLASRASDYINGAIVLVDGGWMGR from the coding sequence ATGCATGTATTGGACCAGTTTAAACTAGATGGGAAACTAGCACTTGTAACAGGCTGTAAACGAGGCATCGGAAAGGCAATGGCTCTAGGGTTAGCTGAAGCAGGTGCTGATATTATCGGAGTATCTGCTTCGTTGGAATTAACAGGTAGTGAAGTTGAACGGGAAGTGAAGGCTTTAGGCAGAAAATTCACCGCCTATCAATGCGATTTTTCCCAAAGAAAAACCGTTTACGATTTTATTACCCAAGTAAAAAAGGAACATCCACCGATCGATATCCTGGTGAACAATGCTGGTTCTATCAAGCGGGCTCCAGCAGCAGAGCACCCAGATGAATTTTGGGATGAGATCATTGAGGTTAACCTGAGTGCACAATTCGTCCTCTCACGGGAATTCGGCAAGGATATGATTGAAAAAGGCTATGGAAAGATTATTTTCACGGCTTCCCTGCTCACTTTTCAGGGAGGGATTACGGTACCCGGGTATGCGGCTAGCAAAGGCGCTATTGGTCAGCTGACAATGGCGTTGGCTAACGAATGGGCTAGCAAAGGCGTGAATGTGAATGCCATCGCACCGGGTTATATTGCGACGGATAACACCGCCGCACTACGGGCTAATGAAGAAAGGAATACGGCCATTCTAGGACGCATACCTGCCGGTAGGTGGGGTACACCAGATGATTTCAAAGGAACCACCGTTTTTCTTGCCTCCAGGGCTTCTGATTATATCAATGGCGCTATTGTTCTGGTAGATGGTGGATGGATGGGGAGGTAG
- the kdgD gene encoding 5-dehydro-4-deoxyglucarate dehydratase yields MGLSTTVISAALQDGLLSFPITDMDATGNFHSKTYADRIEWFLSYPISSIFVAGGTGEFFSLSEKEYEQVVKVATETVKERIPVISSTGRSIPEAIKFAKIAEKAGVNALLLMPPYLTECPQDGILEYAKTIMQHTDLPVIYYNRANGILSSEYIQKLADACPNFIALKDGTSNMQELNMIIKTVGDRLSYIGGAPTAEIISEAYLSIGVNTYSSAVFNFVPDLAIYFYEKLRAGDAASIHKIIQDFFSPFIQLRSRKKGYAVSLIKAGAKMIGKSAGDVRAPLVMPTEEECLVLKDLIEKNKY; encoded by the coding sequence ATGGGTTTATCAACAACAGTAATTAGCGCAGCTTTGCAAGACGGCTTACTTTCCTTTCCGATCACGGATATGGACGCAACAGGGAACTTCCATTCCAAAACCTATGCTGACAGGATCGAATGGTTTCTTAGCTACCCGATCTCTTCCATTTTTGTGGCAGGCGGAACGGGTGAATTTTTCTCCTTGTCAGAAAAAGAATATGAACAAGTAGTAAAAGTTGCTACGGAAACGGTCAAAGAAAGAATTCCCGTTATTTCCAGTACAGGCCGGAGTATTCCAGAGGCGATTAAATTTGCCAAAATTGCGGAAAAGGCAGGCGTGAATGCCTTATTGCTAATGCCGCCCTACCTGACTGAATGCCCGCAAGATGGAATTTTGGAGTATGCAAAAACCATTATGCAGCATACCGACTTGCCCGTGATTTATTATAATCGAGCCAACGGTATTTTGTCGAGCGAATATATTCAAAAACTGGCGGATGCCTGCCCGAATTTTATCGCTTTGAAAGATGGCACCAGCAACATGCAGGAGTTAAATATGATTATTAAAACGGTCGGTGATCGCTTGTCCTACATTGGTGGAGCGCCAACGGCAGAAATCATTTCGGAAGCTTACCTGTCTATTGGAGTTAATACTTATTCTTCTGCTGTTTTCAATTTTGTACCTGATCTCGCTATTTATTTTTATGAAAAACTAAGGGCCGGAGATGCTGCAAGTATTCATAAAATCATTCAAGACTTTTTCTCCCCTTTCATTCAATTGCGAAGCCGGAAAAAAGGCTACGCTGTTAGTCTGATAAAAGCAGGGGCTAAAATGATCGGCAAAAGCGCAGGCGATGTCCGTGCCCCATTAGTGATGCCAACAGAAGAGGAATGCTTAGTATTAAAGGATCTGATTGAAAAGAACAAATACTAA